A portion of the Glycine max cultivar Williams 82 chromosome 10, Glycine_max_v4.0, whole genome shotgun sequence genome contains these proteins:
- the LOC100777740 gene encoding transcription factor EMB1444 yields MGSNLHRLLRSFCLGTDWKYAIFWKLKQRARMILTWEDAYYDNPSICESSENKSCHNSLEQIGSADFSHDPLGLAVAKMSYHVYSLGEGIIGQVAVTGKHRWICVDNHVTSSGPSFEFADGWQSQFSAGIRTIVVVAVVALGVVQLGSLNKVTEDMGVVSCIRSLFLSTQDYTISHVHNQVQNSVKNSSSVLDTKTSKSMPALHDTEKTMKHEALDILMPFQCPRKNYSPHAVHQKMVVDVAKHDFPELNSDRSSILLQSMSNMMNVEQQKLVGMRPVNESKFEGNSGCEDKSLESGKNVSSFLHNLVMDNNGVNDLACPSENVGVDPVSFSSGFLDAAVCVSDKFQYVDINEKGVLNVPRPSDANFQIKSEKSKFQTEPCYKDTSYTMKFPAGYELHEALGPSFLKGSKCFNWAAEANQDVKNAEMSDEISCSQLTSEFRPEHLLEAMVANISHSNNNVNSELSFSTSMQAAIASGRNPEGSVHTINSEGCSIDQLPFVKEDKHYSLSSSGICGVMSPKGFSSTCPSSCSEQFERSSEPTKNSKKRARPGESCRPRPRDRQLIQDRIKELRELVPNGAKCSIDSLLECTIKHMLFLQNITKHADKLNKFADTKTKLHHMEKDIPGQQGSSWAMEVGGHLKVSSILVENLNQNGQMFVEMVCEECSHFLEIADAIRSLGMTILNGATEAHGEKTFVCFVVEAGSEGQNNRNLHRLDILWSLVQLLQSKSTMYS; encoded by the exons ATGGGTAGCAACCTGCACCGACTGCTCAGAAGCTTCTGTTTGGGCACTGATTGGAAGTATGCCATCTTTTGGAAGCTCAAACAACGGGCTCGGAT GATCTTGACATGGGAGGATGCTTACTATGACAATCCAAGTATTTGTGAGTCTTCCGAAAACAAGAGCTGCCATAATTCATTGGAGCAGATTGGCAGTGCGGATTTTTCGCATGATCCTCTAGGGTTAGCTGTGGCAAAGATGTCATATCATGTATATTCATTAGGGGAAGG AATTATTGGACAGGTAGCTGTTACTGGAAAGCATCGGTGGATCTGTGTAGATAATCATGTTACAAGTTCTGGCCCATCTTTTGAG TTTGCTGATGGGTGGCAATCTCAGTTTTCTGCTGGAATTAGA ACCATTGTTGTTGTAGCAGTAGTTGCCCTTGGAGTTGTTCAGCTTGGCTCTTTAAATAAA GTTACTGAAGATATGGGGGTCGTGTCCTGTATCCGAAGTCTCTTTTTGTCTACTCAAGATTACACAATAAGCCATGTTCATAATCAAGTACAAAATAGTGTGAAGAATTCCTCATCTGTG CTGGATACCAAAACTTCAAAAAGCATGCCTGCCTTACATGATACAGAGAAAACCATGAAGCATGAAGCACTGGATATTTTAATGCCCTTTCAATGTCCTAGGAAGAATTATTCACCTCACGCTGTTCATCAGAAGATGGTTGTTGATGTGGCCAAGCATGATTTTCCTGAATTAAACAGTGATAGAAGTTCCATTTTGCTTCAGTCAATGTCAAATATGATGAACGTGGAGCAACAGAAATTAGTAGGGATGAGACCTGTAAATGAGAGTAAGTTTGAAGGGAACAGTGGCTGTGAAGATAAAAGTTTGGAATCAGGAAAAAATGTTTCATCATTTTTACACAATTTAGTAATGGATAATAATGGTGTCAATGATTTAGCATGCCCGTCAGAAAATGTTGGAGTAGATCCAGTATCCTTCTCTTCAGGCTTTCTTGATGCAGCTGTTTGTGTGAGCGATAAGTTTCAGTATGTAGACATAAACGAAAAAGGAGTGTTGAATGTGCCCAGACCTTCAGATGCAAACTTCCAAATAAAAAGTGAGAAGTCAAAGTTTCAGACTGAACCTTGTTACAAGGATACCTCATACACAATGAAGTTTCCTGCTGGCTATGAGCTACATGAAGCACTTGGACCAAGTTTTCTGAAAGGGAGTAAGTGTTTTAATTGGGCAGCGGAAGCAAATCAAGATGTTAAAAATGCTGAGATGTCAGATGAGATTAGCTGTAGCCAATTGACTTCTGAATTTCGCCCAGAGCATCTCTTGGAAGCTATGGTGGCTAACATTAGCCatagtaataataatgttaatagTGAGTTATCATTTTCGACATCAATGCAGGCTGCAATTGCCTCAGGAAGAAATCCTGAAGGTTCTGTTCACACTATTAATTCTGAAGGCTGTTCAATAGATCAGCTTCCTTTTGTTAAAGAGGACAAACATTATAGTTTGAGTTCATCTGGGATATGCGGTGTAATGTCCCCAAAGGGATTTTCTTCTACATGTCCTAGTTCATGTAGTGAACAGTTTGAGAGGTCTTCTGAACCAACTAAGAACAGCAAGAAGAGGGCTAGGCCTGGGGAAAGTTGTAGGCCTAGACCAAGGGACAGACAACTGATACAAGATCGTATTAAGGAGTTGAGGGAACTGGTGCCAAATGGTGCAAAG TGCAGTATTGATTCATTGCTGGAGTGCACCATTAAACACATGCTCTTTCTTCAGAACATAACTAAGCATGCTGACAAGCTAAATAAATTTGCGGATACAAAGACAAAG TTACATCACATGGAAAAAGACATTCCTGGTCAACAAGGTTCAAGTTGGGCAATGGAAGTAGGAGGCCATCTGAAAGTTAGTTCAATACTAGTGGAGAATCTTAACCAGAATGGCCAGATGTTTGTTGAG ATGGTGTGTGAAGAGTGCAGCCATTTTCTTGAAATAGCAGACGCCATCAGAAGCTTAGGTATGACAATTTTGAATGGTGCAACAGAAGCTCACGGTGAGAAGACATTTGTATGTTTTGTGGTCGAGGCAGGATCAGAG GGCCAAAACAACAGAAATTTACACAGATTGGATATCTTGTGGTCACTTGTTCAATTACTTCAATCCAAGAGCACAATGTATTCATAA